The Salvelinus sp. IW2-2015 unplaced genomic scaffold, ASM291031v2 Un_scaffold4254, whole genome shotgun sequence genomic sequence CTAGAATCGATGAGAGTCCGAGACAGAGGGTGTCTCTGACAGTGACTATGGGTACTCAGCAGAGACATAATGTACGTGTCTCTGAGGTGTTACACAGGCAGGACAATGATGGGTGTCTCTGCAGCACATGATGGTGTTCGACAGACATAGGGTGAGCAGGACATGATGGGTCGCTAGTACTGGGTATAGTCTTCAGAGCAGGACATGATGGTGTCTCAGACAGGAACTGATAAGGGGTCTCACTGGACATGTGGTCTGCTAGAGCAGGACAATGGGTCGTCTGACGACGATGGTGGTTCTGCAGAGCAGACATGATCGTGTTGTCGTCGACAGGACATGATGGTGTCTCTGACGACTGAGGTTTGACAGGACTAGGCTCAGCAGGACATGATGgcgtgtctctatctctctctttNNNNNNNNNNNNNNNNNNNNNNNNNNNNNNNNNNNNNNNNNNNNNNNNNNNNNNNNNNNNNNNNNNNNNNNNNNNNNNNNNNNNNNNNNNNNNNNNNNNNNNNNNNNNNNNNNNNNNNNNNNNNNNNNNNNNNNNNNNNNNNNNNNNNNNNNNNNNNNNNNNNNNNNNNNNNNNNNNNNNNNNNNNNNNNNNNNNNNNNNNNNNNNNNNNNNNNNNNNNNNNNNNNNNNNNNNNNNNNNNNNNNNNNNNNNNNNNNNNNNNNNNNNNNNNNNNNNNNNNNNNNNNNNNNNNNNNNNNNNNNNNNNNNNNNNNNNNNNNNNNNNNNNNNNNNNNNNNNNNNNNNNNNNNNNNNNNNNNNNNNNNNNNNNNNNNNNNNNNNNNNNNNNNNNNNNNNNNNNNNNNNNNNNNNNNNNNNNNNNNNNNNNNNNNNNNNNNNNNNNNNNNNNNNNNNNNNNNNNNNNNNNNNNNNNNNNNNNNNNNNNNNNNNNNNNNNNNNNNNNNNNNNNNNNNNNNNNNNNNNNNNNNNNNNNNNNNNNNNNNNNNNNNNNNNNNNNNNNNNNNNNNNNNNNNNNNNNNNNNNNNNNNNNNNNNNNNNNNNNNNNNNNNNNNNNNNNNNNNNNNNNNNNNNNNNNNNNNNNNNNNNNNNNNNNNNNNNNNNNNNNNNNNNNNNNNNNNNNNNNNNNNNNNNNNNNNNNNNNNNNNNNNNNNNNNNNNNNNNNNNNNNNNNNNNNNNNNNNNNNNNNNNNNNNNNNNNNNNNNNNNNNNNNNNNNNNNNNNNNNNNNNNNNNNNNNNNNNNNNNNNNNNNNNNNNNNNNNNNNNNNNNNNNNNNNNNNNNNNNNNNNNNNNNNNNNNNNNNNNNNNNNNNNNNNNNNNNNNNNNNNNNNNNNNNNNNNNNNNNNNNNNNNNNNNNNNNNNNNNNNNNNNNNNNNNNNNNNNNNNNNNNNNNNNNNNNNNNNNNNNNNNNNNNNNNNNNNNNNNNNNNNNNNNNNNNNNNNNNNNNNNNNNNNNNNNNNNNNNNNNNNNNNNNNNNNNNNNNNNNNNNNNNNNNNNNNNNNNNNNNNNNNNNNNNNNNNNNNNNNNNNNNNNNNNNNNNNNNNNNNNNNNNNNNNNNNNNNNNNNNNNNNNNNNNNNNNNNNNNNNNNNNNNNNNNNNNNNNNNNNNNNNNNNNNNNNNNNNNNNNNNNNNNNNNNNNNNNNNNNNNNNNNNNNNNNNNNNNNNNNNNNNNNNNNNNNNNNNNNNNNNNNNNNNNNNNNNNNNNNNNNNNNNNNNNNNNNNNNNNNNNNNNNNNNNNNNNNNNNNNNNNNNNNNNNNNNNNNNNNNNNNNNNNNNNNNNNNNNNNNNNNNNNNNNNNNNNNNNNNNNNNNNNNNNNNNNNNNNNNNNNNNNNNNNNNNNNNNNNNNNNNNNNNNNNNNNNNNNNNNNNNNNNNNNNNNNNNNNNNNNNNNNNNNNNNNNNNNNNNNNNNNNNNNNNNNNNNNNNNNNNNNNNNNNNNNNNNNNNNNNNNNNNNNNNNNNNNNNNNNNNNNNNNNNNNNNNNNNNNNNNNNNNNNNNNNNNNNNNNNNNNNNNNNNNNNNNNNNNNNNNNNNNNNNNNNNNNNNNNNNNNNNNNNNNNNNNNNNNNNNNNNNNNNNNNNNNNNNNNNNNNNNNNNNNNNNNNNNNNNNNNNNNNNNNNNNNNNNNNNNNNNNNNNNNNNNNNNNNNNNNNNNNNNNNNNNNNNNNNNNNNNNNNNNNNNNNNNNNNNNNNNNNNNNNNNNNNNNNNNNNNNNNNNNNNNNNNNNNNNNNNNNNNNNNNNNNNNNNNNNNNNNNNNNNNNNNNNNNNNNNNNNNNNNNNNNNNNNNNNNNNNNNNNNNNNNNNNNNNNNNNNNNNNNNNNNNNNNNNNNNNNNNNNNNNNNNNNNNNNNNNNNNNNNNNNNNNNNNNNNNNNNNNNNNNNNNNNNNNNNNNNNNNNNNNNNNNNNNNNNNNNNNNNNNNNNNNNNNNNNNNNNNNNNNNNNNNNNNNNNNNNNNNNNNNNNNNNNNNNNNNNNNNNNNNNNNNNNNNNNNNNNNNNNNNNNNNNNNNNNNNNNNNNNNNNNNNNNNNNNNNNNNNNNNNNNNNNNNNNNNNNNNNNNNNNNNNNNNNNNNNNNNNNNNNNNNNNNNNNNNNNNNNNNNNNNNNNNNNNNNNNNNNNNNNNNNNNNNNNNNNNNNNNNNNNNNNNNNNNNNNNNNNNNNNNNNNNNNNNNNNNNNNNNNNNNNNNNNNNNNNNNNNNNNNNNNNNNNNNNNNNNNNNNNNNNNNNNNNNNNNNNNNNNNNNNNNNNNNNNNNNNNNNNNNNNNNNNNNNNNNNNNNNNNNNNNNNNNNNNNNNNNNNNNNNNNNNNNNNNNNNNNNNNNNNNNNNNNNNNNNNNNNNNNNNNNNNNNNNNNNNNNNNNNNNNNNNNNNNNNNNNNNNNNNNNNNNNNNNNNNNNNNNNNNNNNNNNNNNNNNNNNNNNNNNNNNNNNNNNNNNNNNNNNNNNNNNNNNNNNNNNNNNNNNNNNNNNNNNNNNNNNNNNNNNNNNNNNNNNNNNNNNNNNNNNNNNNNNNNNNNNNNNNNNNNNNNNNNNNNNNNNNNNNNNNNNNNNNNNNNNNNNNNNNNNNNNNNNNNNNNNNNNNNNNNNNNNNNNNNNNNNNNNNNNNNNNNNNNNNNNNNNNNNNNNNNNNNNNNNNNNNNNNNNNNNNNNNNNNNNNNNNNNNNNNNNNNNNNNNNNNNNNNNNNNNNNNNNNNNNNNNNNNNNNNNNNNNNNNNNNNNNNNNNNNNNNNNNNNNNNNNNNNNNNNNNNNNNNNNNNNNNNNNNNNNNNNNNNNNNNNNNNNNNNNNNNNNNNNNNNNNNNNNNNNNNNNNNNNNNNNNNNNNNNNNNNNNNNNNNNNNNNNNNNNNNNNNNNNNNNNNNNNNNNNNNNNNNNNNNNNNNNNNNNNNNNNNNNNNNNNNNNNNNNNNNNNNNNNNNNNNNNNNNNNNNNNNNNNNNNNNNNNNNNNNNNNNNNNNNNNNNNNNNNNNNNNNNNNNNNNNNNNNNNNNNNNNNNNNNNNNNNNNNNNNNNNNNNNNNNNNNNNNNNNNNNNNNNNNNNNNNNNNNNNNNNNNNNNNNNNNNNNNNNNNNNNNNNNNNNNNNNNNNNNNNNNNNNNNNNNNNNNNNNNNNNNNNNNNNNNNNNNNNNNNNNNNNNNNNNNNNNNNNNNNNNNNNNNNNNNNNNNNNNNNNNNNNNNNNNNNNNNNNNNNNNNNNNNNNNNNNNNNNNNNNNNNNNNNNNNNNNNNNNNNNNNNNNNNNNNNNNNNNNNNNNNNNNNNNNNNNNNNNNNNNNNNNNNNNNNNNNNNNNNNNNNNNNNNNNNNNNNNNNNNNNNNNNNNNNNNNNNNNNNNNNNNNNNNNNNNNNNNNNNNNNNNNNNNNNNNNNNNNNNNNNNNNNNNNNNNNNNNNNNNNNNNNNNNNNNNNNNNNNNNNNNNNNNNNNNNNNNNNNNNNNNNNNNNNNNNNNNNNNNNNNNNNNNNNNNNNNNNNNNNNNNNNNNNNNNNNNNNNNNNNNNNNNNNNNNNNNNNNNNNNNNNNNNNNNNNNNNNNNNNNNNNNNNNNNNNNNNNNNNNNNNNNNNNNNNNNNNNNNNNNNNNNNNNNNNNNNNNNNNNNNNNNNNNNNNNNNNNNNNNNNNNNNNNNNNNNNNNNNNNNNNNNNNNNNNNNNNNNNNNNNNNNNNNNNNNNNNNNNNNNNNNNNNNNNNNNNNNNNNNNNNNNNNNNNNNNNNNNNNNNNNNNNNNNNNNNNNNNNNNNNNNNNNNNNNNNNNNNNNNNNNNNNNNNNNNNNNNNNNNNNNNNNNNNNNNNNNNNNNNNNNNNNNNNNNNNNNNNNNNNNNNNNNNNNNNNNNNNNNNNNNNNNNNNNNNNNNNNNNNNNNNNNNNNNNNNNNNNNNNNNNNNNNNNNNNNNNNNNNNNNNNNNNNNNNNNNNNNNNNNNNNNNNNNNNNNNNNNNNNNNNNNNNNNNNNNNNNNNNNNNNNNNNNNNNNNNNNNNNNNNNNNNNNNNNNNNNNNNNNNNNNNNNNNNNNNNNNNNNNNNNNNNNNNNNNNNNNNNNNNNNNNNNNNNNNNNNNNNNNNNNNNNNNNNNNNNNNNNNNNNNNNNNNNNNNNNNNNNNNNNNNNNNNNNNNNNNNNNNNNNNNNNNNNNNNNNNNNNNNNNNNNNNNNNNNNNNNNNNNNNNNNNNNNNNNNNNNNNNNNNNNNNNNNNNNNNNNNNNNNNNNNNNNNNNNNNNNNNNNNNNNNNNNNNNNNNNNNNNNNNNNNNNNNNNNNNNNNNNNNNNNNNNNNNNNNNNNNNNNNNNNNNNNNNNNNNNNNNNNNNNNNNNNNNNNNNNNNNNNNNNNNNNNNNNNNNNNNNNNNNNNNNNNNNNNNNNNNNNNNNNNNNNNNNNNNNNNNNNNNNNNNNNNNNNNNNNNNNNNNNNNNNNNNNNNNNNNNNNNACTGAACCCCTTAAAAGGGTtagggcagagaatccagtggagagagggaacggcctggcagagacagcaagggcggttcgttgctccagagccttctcgttcaccttcacactccctgggccaggctacactcaatcatatgacctactgaagagataagtcttcagtaaagacttaaagttgagaccgagtctgcgtctctcacatgggtaggcagactgttccataaaaatggagatctataggagaccTGCCtcctgtttgcttagaaattctagggacaattaggaggcctgcgtcttgtgaccgtagcgtacgtattggtatgtacggcaggaccaactcggaaagataggtaggagcaagccatgtaacgctttatagatTGGGTGCCggctttcggatgggacgttaaacgggtgtcctgactctctgaggtcattaaagatcccatgcacttatcgtaagagtaggggtgttaacccgggtgtcctggctaaatttccaatctggccctcaaccatcacggtcacctaataattcccagtttacaattggctcattcatccccctcctctcccctgtaactattccccaggtcgttgctgcaaatgagacagttctcagtcaacttacctggtaaaataacggtaaaataaataaataaataaataggttaacagtaaaaccttgaaatcacccttgccttaacaggaagccagttagggaagctagcactggagtaatatgatcaaatttcttggttctagtcggagattctagcagccgtatttagcactaactgaagtttatttagtgctttatccgggtagccggaaagtagagcattgcagtagtctaacctagaagtaacaaatgcatggattaatttttctgcatcatttttggacagaaaatttctgatttttgcaatgttacgtagatggaaaaaagctgtccttgaaacagtcttgatatgttcgtcaaaagagagatcagggtcaagagtaacgccgaggtccttcacagttttatttgagacgactttacaaccatcaagatgaattgtcagatttaacagaagatctctttgtttcttgggacctagaacaagcatttaaatgtaggtgtagatCAGTGGCAgtcattcatattctattcacccagttcaatgtaacatccataggtttaggctactacatgatactagaattttccctatacccatcatgaggttgctacaacctcgcctatgaatgaaagtttacaacgtaggtgacagacagtgacacattcaattccATCTTACACACTCTtacatctagctgatatagggtgcaATCATTAGTCTAACAGTTGCAAACAAATTTCCGTTGGACAAACTCAGGTATGTTAATCCCTTTTCGTTCCATtcgcttccatttaagaaacgtttttcaacagaatcaacttcagtgagttcaagacaactgggaactcagaaaaaaaagagctccaactgcgaaaataagttttgaacggtcatccgaCTCAGGAAcacgggcctctttctagagctctgaccagAAGATCgctgacgtcatgattcgaccttgttttttccccctgagttcccagttgtcttgaaagcaccataaatccagagaatgctggactttggtgacaaaatgtgcccacaagaaggactgccgcaccacttcctgttcaagtgagcagagcacaacaaggtgagtccaaaaatgtattgtatgctgcttcataaatggtgtaaaatgccagggagatatgtatactgtagctaagaaagtaatactaagtgtatgttgtgtactaagctgttagtagcccatgtgtctcaccctaataatttggtccctttccccctcataacttagcctactgttctgacttggtggttaGAGATAACCTGTTTTCAGAGAAATGTCAACatagaatattgtaagagctttcattgtctgcttatatgccccctttgttaatcctacggttctgacttggtgtacagggagaatactgtaagaatggcccatgttctgaattctgtagctgtacatttcagaagtgctgaacaaatagttatattgactacatccgtcttAGCTCTGTCagtgtcttaatcgaaattacagattaccccttatccgctcatcgttccctcatgccatagtttgtacatctcaactgtcagtagaaatcacatttgtttaagcaagtcagccatatcagctatgttttaaaggcagtaaatgaggctgaatgaactgtttcgctgccagacaaggctccactgatagccaggtgtagcagtggtaaggattcactccatggtgctgaaaggaaagctctgctgttgggacagcttaaCGTAGGCCCTGACAGTTTGTGGGTAACGTTTGTCACGGTTGCAgtgaaatgaatgtattgttgAGGGATGTTTTacattgtgtagtggctttgctggcatgcatcgacaacaacaaaatgagtttgtcccaccaagatttacatgctaaaaatcGCCACTGACCCtagcaataaattagtaaaaccaaacgcttaccttgacttggaagagttccagtgttggatagtcatagccagctagctaacatagaatCTCTccgtttgagccgggtgtttgagtaggctaaactagacagcttcatttgctagctaagtgaaaaaaattatgaactatagctatctctctctctctttcttgctcctCCTTCATTTGTGAAGAAattcatttgttcaaaactgttttctctctctctttaagtcaactactcaccacattttagcactacagtgctagctagctgtagcttatgctttcagtactagattcattctctgatcctttgattgggtggacaacatgtcagttgatgctgcaagagctctgataggctggaggatgtactctggaagttgtcataattactgtgtaagtctaaggaagggggtgagaatcatgagcctcctaggttttgtattgaagtcaatgtacccagaggaggatggaagctaacTGTCCTCCAGTTAGACCTTGGctctaccctacagagtgctgttgaggctgctGTAGACCTTCAGtgaaaaacagtgtgttttaatcaattatttggtgacgtgaatatatgttgtgtagttttatctaaaatgtataactttttaaatgtttcactatttttatgaaattcacaggagcatggtcctccccttcctctgaggagccttcacTGACACGGGCTGCCTCTGAAATGAGGcgggtcctccccttcctcctctgaaatGAGGcgggtcctccccttcctcctctgaaatGAGGcgggtcctccccttcctcctctgaaatgaggatggtcctccccttcctcctctgaaatgaggatggtcctccccttcNGTCTCAGACAGGACGTCTCAGACAGTCAGTCAAGAGCTTGTAATGCCACCACTAATTGTGGGTAGAACCTAACCTTTTTCATTTCTCTTCTAGAGCCCATCATTGTTTGCCCTGACTTGCCCTGCGTAACAGGTACGTTTTACTTGCTACTGTATACTCTACTGTCATTGCAAAAGATTAGTCCTTCATCCGAGTTATACTGTCTGACAATATACAAATCGGTAAATTTGTACTACATTATACAGTTATGATAAGGTTTCAAACGAAAATATATGACTTTGCCTTCATCAGAACCAGAGGTGGCACAGTGTATTGACAGACCTGTAGATCTGGTGTtccttctggacggttctgagcGTCTCGGTCATGAGAACTTCAACCAAGTCCGTGACTTCGTCCAGCACTTGGCGAACCACCTGACGCTGGCGCACAACAAGAACGACGGCCAGGGAGCCCGCATGGCGCTGCTGCAGTACGGAGGAGAAGATGAGCATCACCTGGCCTTTCATATGACCCACGACCTTCCGTCCATCCTAGAGGGTCTGGCCAGTATGGACTATCATGACATGTCTTCTTCTACGGTGGGGGCGGCCATCTCACACACCGTAGACCACGTCCTGACGCGGCTCAACGCCCGCCAGACCAGACGCCACGCCGAGCTCAACTTCGTCTTCATCACTGACGGCGTCACCGGGAGGAAGGGGCTGGAGGAGGGGGTCGACGCCATGCGAAACAACCAGGCAGTCTCCACGGTGATCGCCATGGGGACCGACGTGGAACAGGAAGTGTTGGAGAAGCTGGCCTTAAAGGACCAGTACGCCATCTTTAAAGGAACAGACTTCTCTGAGCTCAACAAGCACAGCTTCCTAGATCGGTTCCTTCAGTGGGTCTGTTAGAGGGGAAATTTTGATTTGGACTGTCACGTTTATGGATTTCACCGTTTTAAAAGGATTGAGGTCAAGTTAATGTTGATAATTAATGGATTAGGGTTAGTTTGAGGGTCAGGGTGTAAAGGGTTGTTTTAAAGATTAGTGTAAAGGTTGTTTAAGGATTAGTATAAGGGTGTACACTTCCCTCATTGAGATCATCCATGTCTGCATTGATTTACCATCAAGTGAAAGCTCAAGCATAAGCAATAGTCAATACAAGATCAGTCACAgggctgtttgtttgtgtttcaatGGATTTTGCTAAATATTGTATTAATTACGTACAAACTGGATATGTTTTATAAGAATTCATTAAAGAATTGTAAGTACTGTTCAGCAAACATACCCATTTAGAGTGATTTACGGCTGAATCTGTACTGTTTGGTCACGTTTacattcttctccttcttcctcctcctccttgtcttcTACCTCACATCCTGTCCGTCTGGACAGGTAGAGAAGAAGAACCATGTTAGATCTCcagcatcacaccacacacaagtgaGGTAGAGCGCCCATACAATACTGCAGCAAAAGGTGACACCTCTCCCCTTCTATAGTGTCATCCTTCTGTCCatccttctgtccctctccccttctATGGTCATCCTTCTGTCCAtccttctgtccctctctgctTCTATAGTGTCATCCTTCTGTCCAtccttctgtccctctctgcctctATAGTGTCAtccttctgtccctctctgcctctATAGTGTCatccttctgtccctctccccttctAGTGTCATCCTTCTGTGGCTTCTTCAGCCAATCAGATGGTTCAGCAGCCTGgctcaaatcatcaaatcaaattgtatttgtcaccggcttcgtgtagactaacagtgaaggtgtagactaacggtgaaggtgtagactaacggtgaaggtgtagactaacggtgaaggtgtagactaacagtgaaatgcttattcatgggcccttcccaacaatgcagagagaaaaatagtgaCAAGGGGAATAAATCCACAATGAATAACGAtatcttggctatatacacggggtaccaggctatatacacggggtaccaggctatatacacgggttaccaggctatatacacagggtaccaggctatatacacagggtaccaggctatatacacagggtaccagtaccgagtcgatgtgcaggggtacgaggtaataacttggctatatacacagggtactagTACTGAGTCGACatgcaggggtatgaggtcatTAGCCCCCTAAAGTCAATGTCCACCGCCCCAGAGGAAATCACATTTGCGtaataaaaacatccccataaaaatccatcagtttatgAGAGATCTGTGTTttcattggatgcgtctcaatccacctcatccgccaatgtcgcacttccgcatctgcggtgaaagatgTGAGACTCACGTACATGtcgttgttttgctctaggacgcccacacgCCTCACAAGACTGAAGGTCTCCCGGTACCAATTGAAAAGAAATGATggaagtatacagtatatcaaataaaatgttattagtcacatgagccgaatacaaccggtgtagaccttacagtgaaatgcttatttacaagcccttaaccaacaatgcagtttaaataaaaaaatacagataagaaaaacaataaaagtaacaagtaattaaagagcagcagtaaaataacaataactatatacaggagggtaccggtacagagtcaatatatatataaatatatatttttaaatttcatttcacctttatttaaccaggtaggctagttgagaacaagttctcatttataactgcgacctggccaagataaagcaaagcagtgcgacacataacaacaacacagagttacacatggagtaaaacaaacatacagtcaataatacagtagaaacataaatatacagcatgtgcaaatgaggtaggataagataggtaaggaaataaataggccatggtggcaaattaattacaatatagcaattaaacactggaatggtaggatgtgcagaagatgaatgtgcaagatgagatactggggtgcaaaggagcaagataaataaatacagtatgggggtgaggtagattggatgggctatttacagatgggctatgtacaggtacagtgatctgtgagctgctctgacagctgctgcttaaagttagtgagggagatatgagtctccagcttcagagatttttgcaattcgttccagtcattggcagcagagaactggaagaattggctttgggggtgaccagtgagatgagataaggcagggctttacctagcaaagacttgtagatgacctggagccagtgggtttggcgacgaatatgaagcgagggccagccaacgagagcatacaggtcgcagtggtgggtagtatatggggctttggtgacaaaacggatggcactgtgatagactgcatccaatttattgagtagagtgttggaggctattttgtagatgacatcgccaaagtcgaggatcggtaggatggtcagttttacgagggtatgtttggcaacgtGAATGCTGCTTTGTTgtaaaataggaagccgattctagatttaattNNNNNNNNNNNNNNNNNNNNNNNNNNNNNNNNNNNNNNNNNNNNNNNNNNNNNNNNNNNNNNNNNNNNNNNNNNNNNNNNNNNNNNNNNNNNNNNNNNNNNNNNNNNNNNNNNNNNNNNNNNNNNNNNNNNNNNNNNNNNNNNNNNNNNNNNNNNNNNNNNNNNNNNNNNNNNNNNNNNNNNNNNNNNNNNNNNNNNNNNNNNNNNNNNNNNNNNNNNNNNNNNNNNNNNNNNNNNNNNNNNNNNNNNNNNNNNNNNNNNNNNNNNNNNNNNNNNNNNNNNNNNNNNNNNNNNNNNNNNNNNNNNNNNNNNNNNNNNNNNNNNNNNNNNNNNNNNNNNNNNNNNNNNNNNNNNNNNNNNNNNNNNNNNNNNNNNNNNNNNNNNNNNNNNNNNNNNNNNNNNNNNNNNNNNNNNNNNNNNNNNNNNNNNNNNNNNNNNNNNNNNNNNNNNNNNNNNNNNNNNNNNNNNNNNNNNNNNNNNNNNNNNNNNNNNNNNNNNN encodes the following:
- the LOC112077076 gene encoding collagen alpha-2(VI) chain, which gives rise to MSYIRETCGCCDCEKRCGALDXVFVIDSSESVGLTNFTLEKNFVINTINRLGSMATHPHSETGTRVGVVQYSHNGTFEAIRLNDSNIDSISAFKVAVKNLQWIAGGTWTPSALKFAYDHLIRDSRRTRAKVSVVVITDGRFDPRDDDSLLTYLCNDPSVDVNAIGVGDMFGREGQHESLESIACQRHDRVTGMTRFADLVADNFIDRMESVLCPEPIIVCPDLPCVTEPEVAQCIDRPVDLVFLLDGSERLGHENFNQVRDFVQHLANHLTLAHNKNDGQGARMALLQYGGEDEHHLAFHMTHDLPSILEGLASMDYHDMSSSTVGAAISHTVDHVLTRLNARQTRRHAELNFVFITDGVTGRKGLEEGVDAMRNNQAVSTVIAMGTDVEQEVLEKLALKDQYAIFKGTDFSELNKHSFLDRFLQWVC